The following are from one region of the bacterium genome:
- the nusG gene encoding transcription termination/antitermination protein NusG has protein sequence MTEKQWYAVHTYSGHENKVKTNIERRAESMNLKDKIFRILVPTEAELRTRGGKRQEVQRKVFPGYVLIEMVLDETTWYLVKSTTGVTGFVTSGNKPVPLQDKEIQDILDAIEAPDRKPKVKWSKDEVVRITSGPFTDFTGKIEEVNVQKEKLKVLISIFGRDTPVELDFSQVERL, from the coding sequence ATGACAGAAAAACAGTGGTACGCTGTACATACATATTCAGGTCACGAGAATAAGGTCAAGACCAACATAGAGCGGCGCGCGGAGTCAATGAACCTCAAGGACAAGATCTTCAGGATACTTGTTCCGACGGAGGCGGAGCTGCGCACAAGAGGCGGCAAGCGTCAGGAAGTCCAGCGAAAGGTCTTCCCCGGCTACGTTCTCATCGAGATGGTTTTGGATGAGACGACGTGGTATCTTGTCAAGAGCACGACTGGTGTTACTGGTTTTGTAACGTCGGGCAACAAGCCTGTGCCGCTGCAGGACAAAGAGATTCAGGATATTCTGGATGCCATAGAGGCTCCTGATAGAAAACCGAAGGTGAAGTGGTCGAAGGACGAGGTAGTGCGAATCACATCAGGTCCGTTCACAGACTTCACAGGTAAAATTGAAGAGGTAAACGTGCAGAAAGAAAAGCTCAAGGTCCTCATTTCAATTTTTGGAAGAGATACTCCTGTTGAGCTTGATTTCTCGCAGGTAGAACGTTTATAG